Genomic DNA from Clostridium sp. BJN0013:
AATTATGCTTTCTTTAGAATAATTCATCATTTCCTCTGCTATATCACAATCTCGTATACTGCTGTCAGCAGAAGTCATACTATTAGTTAAAGCCTGCATATTCTCATAAGTAGTCTGAAATCTGTTTTCAAGTGCTCCATACTGACTCCTTAAAGAGAGTATAGTATTTAAAGAACTATCTATAGCCTCTAATGCAGTATTATTGTCACCACTTAATATATCTTTCCCTTGGGCTGTTTTAATTTTATATAGATCTGAAATAACACTTTCACTGCCATTAGTTAAATCTATCTGAGGTATATTAACACTTTCTCCAGAATTTGCTCCTACAGGCATACTTAAATTTTTGTTCTTCCCCAATAATTTTAGTCCATTAAATTCTATACTATTAGCCATAGAATTTATACCATCCAAAGTTTCATCTATTTCATTCTGTATTATTTTTCTATCATTTTCATCAACTACTCCTCCAGCCTGTACAGTAAGCTGTCTTACTCTCTGGATCATATTTGTAATTTCCTGCAATCCACCTTCTGCACTTTGAAGCATACTTACACCATCTTGAACATTTCTAGTAGCAGATTGAAGACCTCCTATCTGCATTCTTATGTTCTCACTTTTTACTAATGCACCAGGATTGTCTTTAGCAGTAATTACCTTATATCCACTAGATATTCTGAGCAAATTTCCACTCTGCCTATTTAAAGCCTGCCTTTGAATTAAATTTATAGTTAAAGCTGGCATATTGTAATTTAATCTCACAAAATTCACCTCCTCATACAACATTAATATATTTTTTAGAAAAACTTTATATTTAATAAATTTTTTTATTATAAGATTCCATTTTTACATATGTGTTAAATAACTCTTGAGCC
This window encodes:
- a CDS encoding flagellin, which codes for MRLNYNMPALTINLIQRQALNRQSGNLLRISSGYKVITAKDNPGALVKSENIRMQIGGLQSATRNVQDGVSMLQSAEGGLQEITNMIQRVRQLTVQAGGVVDENDRKIIQNEIDETLDGINSMANSIEFNGLKLLGKNKNLSMPVGANSGESVNIPQIDLTNGSESVISDLYKIKTAQGKDILSGDNNTALEAIDSSLNTILSLRSQYGALENRFQTTYENMQALTNSMTSADSSIRDCDIAEEMMNYSKESIIVQSSTAMIVQANKLPQDVLEVLRNIR